Proteins from a genomic interval of Symmachiella macrocystis:
- a CDS encoding alpha/beta hydrolase family protein — protein sequence MKYLVGGLILVSAICVTDVRGADKAADVSRVLPAGQLPADARLGTPRHLRDKNHPWAPPATKAAWLREADAIRKQVLVSTGLWPLPPRPEPKPTIHGKIDRDDYTVEKVFLPSAPGHYVTGNLYRPKNRPGRLPAVLAPHGHWNQGRFYDAGEEAAKKQIEGDDESLMSAARYPLQARMVGLARMGCVVFHYDMVGNADSKQIGHTQGFRDVEALSRLQNFMGLQTYNSLCALDFLASLPDVDTDRIGVSGSSGGGTQTFMLCAIDPRPAAAFPAVMVSTNMQGGCICENASYLRLGINNVAIAALFAPRPLGMTGANDWTIDIETKGLPELKQVYSLFGAQEKVDAKAFPQFGHNYNQVARERMYEWMNQHLKIGRETPYKETDFEPIPPAELSVFDEAHPLPENASDAASLREAVTEYQKQMFDSLLPKSQTDVAKYEETIRAAANVMLDTGVPAAMDLEREDRDTAHESGYDIYKLLVGRKGAQEQVPLIALVSPDFNGEAVFCVHADGKAGLFTEDGEPKSAVQDLLDEGFAVVGADLFLTGEFVAEGEKPKYPALDENYAGYTLAYNRSVLANRVRDILTVIGTMVEDENINTIHLIGTGEAGPWAMLARGLAGKMVDKTIVDANGFGFESVTSINDPMLLAGALKYGGLGGLTALAAPAELTVAGTQGVPDAELQPLKTVYDAAQGKLTLIDKKLDMNGAAELLLK from the coding sequence ATGAAATACCTGGTTGGCGGTTTGATCCTCGTTTCTGCAATTTGCGTGACGGACGTGCGCGGTGCGGACAAAGCAGCGGACGTTTCGCGGGTGTTGCCGGCAGGTCAATTGCCAGCGGACGCGCGGCTGGGGACGCCTCGTCATTTGCGAGACAAGAATCACCCGTGGGCGCCTCCAGCGACCAAAGCTGCGTGGCTGCGGGAAGCGGACGCGATTCGCAAGCAGGTGTTGGTGAGCACCGGATTGTGGCCCTTGCCTCCCCGCCCGGAACCGAAACCGACCATTCACGGCAAGATCGACCGCGATGACTACACCGTGGAAAAGGTGTTTCTCCCCTCGGCTCCCGGACACTACGTGACAGGCAACTTGTATCGCCCCAAAAATCGGCCCGGGCGATTGCCAGCGGTACTCGCCCCCCATGGTCACTGGAACCAGGGTCGCTTTTATGATGCCGGTGAAGAGGCGGCAAAAAAACAAATTGAAGGGGATGACGAAAGCCTTATGTCGGCTGCGCGCTATCCGCTGCAGGCCCGCATGGTGGGACTGGCTCGCATGGGGTGCGTTGTCTTTCACTATGACATGGTGGGTAACGCCGACAGCAAGCAAATCGGACATACCCAAGGTTTCCGCGACGTTGAGGCCTTGTCGCGTCTACAAAATTTCATGGGATTGCAGACATACAATTCACTCTGCGCACTAGACTTTCTCGCTTCGCTGCCCGATGTCGACACGGACCGCATCGGCGTGTCGGGCTCCAGTGGCGGCGGGACACAGACGTTTATGCTGTGCGCGATCGACCCTCGTCCAGCAGCCGCCTTTCCGGCGGTCATGGTCTCCACCAACATGCAGGGTGGCTGCATTTGCGAGAATGCTTCTTACCTGCGGTTGGGTATCAACAACGTCGCCATCGCCGCGCTCTTCGCGCCGCGTCCGCTGGGCATGACCGGAGCCAACGACTGGACGATTGACATTGAAACCAAAGGCTTGCCGGAACTCAAGCAGGTGTACTCCTTGTTTGGCGCGCAGGAAAAGGTGGACGCTAAGGCGTTTCCCCAGTTCGGCCACAATTACAACCAGGTGGCACGGGAACGGATGTATGAATGGATGAACCAGCACCTCAAGATCGGACGCGAAACTCCTTATAAGGAAACCGATTTCGAACCCATCCCCCCCGCCGAACTGAGTGTGTTCGACGAGGCCCATCCATTGCCCGAAAACGCATCCGACGCGGCGTCGCTCCGTGAAGCTGTCACGGAGTATCAAAAACAGATGTTCGATAGCCTCCTCCCCAAATCCCAAACAGACGTGGCCAAGTATGAAGAAACGATTCGCGCTGCCGCAAATGTGATGTTGGATACGGGTGTCCCCGCGGCGATGGACCTGGAACGCGAGGATAGGGATACAGCCCACGAATCGGGTTATGACATCTACAAATTGCTCGTCGGCCGCAAGGGTGCGCAGGAACAGGTGCCGTTGATTGCGTTAGTGTCACCCGATTTTAATGGCGAGGCCGTCTTCTGTGTGCATGCCGACGGCAAGGCGGGATTGTTCACCGAAGATGGCGAACCAAAATCAGCAGTCCAAGATTTGCTCGACGAGGGCTTTGCAGTCGTCGGGGCCGATCTGTTTTTGACCGGGGAGTTTGTAGCTGAGGGTGAAAAACCTAAGTACCCGGCGCTGGATGAGAATTATGCGGGTTACACGTTGGCTTATAACCGTTCGGTACTCGCCAATCGTGTTCGCGATATTTTAACGGTGATCGGCACCATGGTCGAAGATGAAAACATCAATACGATTCACTTAATCGGAACGGGCGAAGCCGGCCCGTGGGCGATGTTGGCTCGTGGACTGGCAGGAAAAATGGTCGACAAAACTATCGTGGACGCCAACGGTTTCGGATTTGAATCAGTGACGTCGATCAACGACCCCATGCTATTGGCCGGCGCACTGAAGTATGGCGGACTGGGAGGCCTGACCGCTCTTGCCGCGCCGGCGGAATTGACAGTCGCCGGCACCCAAGGTGTCCCCGACGCTGAGCTACAGCCATTGAAAACCGTCTATGACGCTGCCCAGGGTAAGTTAACGCTGATCGATAAGAAGCTCGATATGAATGGGGCAGCGGAGTTGTTGTTGAAATAG